The Alphaproteobacteria bacterium CG11_big_fil_rev_8_21_14_0_20_39_49 DNA window TTCTAGCCGCTTTTACTAAGTCAACTATGCTATTCGAATAAAACTTCGATTTTGTGCTTCTGGAGTTAAAATAATTTTCCCAAGCCACTTTTGCACTAGGCTTAATATCATTTGCAAAAACAGTTTCAAAACCAGTTGGTGCAAGCTTTACAAATCCATTTTTATTGGACTTTCTGACCCAATCGGGGTATAAGTTCTTATTAACACAATCCTCTAAAACGTCAAAATTTCCTTCAAAGCCTAAATCCATCCCTCCGCAACCGGAGAATAACGACAATACTTTCTTACTTTTTTTCATAAAATTACTTTTTTATATTGTAAATATGAATCAACTAGGCATCTAGCTTAGATTAATACCTCTTTTTGTAAAGTCATTCAATATATTAAGAAGCGATAATATAACAGCATTGAAAAAAGCAATAATTGCCGAATAAAACTATTTTCTGTTTTTATTTGTCGGATTAATATAAAATATAAAGATATTTTGTCATGCTGAATTTATTTCAGCATCTTTAAAAAAACAAAAACAGATCCTGAAACAATGATGACATCATCTGTAAACTATACTCAATAAATATAAGGTTAAAAAAGATGAAAAAAATAGTAGTTCTGGGGCTTGGGAAGGTAGGGACTTTAGTTGCAACTTTACTGCACGAATCAGGTTTTGAAGTGACCGGAATTGATATGGTCGCTAAAAAGCAGAAGTTCAAAACCTTGAAAGCCGGTGTTACGGAGTATAAATCACTCCTGAAAATCCTGAAAGAAAATGATGCGGTTGTTTCATGCCTGCCCTACAACCTGAATGAGAATGTGGTAAAAGCGGCATATGAGGCAGGCATACATTATTTTGACCTGACCGAAGACGTGCCTACCTCCGAATATATCAAGAAGCTATCTAAAACCGCAAAAGGCGTTATGGCTCCTCAATGCGGATTGGCTCCGGGTTTTATAGCAATAGTGGGGGCAAGTCTGGCAGCAAAATTCTCAAAACTGCGTTCTATAGAACTGCGTGTAGGTGCGTTGCCTCAACACCCAAAAGGCGAGCTTGGCTACGCTTTTAACTGGTCGCCTGAAGGAGTTGTAAACGAATATCTGAACGACTGTATTGTAATTCAGGGAGGGAAAATTAAGAAAGTTCCGGCGTTGCAATATCTTGATAAAATAGTAATCAAGGGTGATACGCTTGAATCCTTCACTACGTCGGGCGGCTTAGGCACTATGTGCGAAACATATGAAGGCAAAGTTGACGAACTATTTTATAAAACCATGCGTTATCCGGGGCATATGAAACTTATGCGTTTTTTCTTTCATGAGCTATTGATGCGTGAAAACAGAAAAGAAGCCGGTGAAATACTAACAAAAGCAAAACCCCCTGTTAATGATGATGTAGTTTATGTCCATGCCGCAGTTGAAGGCTATAAGGGAAAGCAACTATCACGTGATGAATTTGTAAAGGCATATTACCCGAAAACTATTGCCGGCAAGCAATGGCGTGCCATTTCATGGACAACTGCATGTTCCATTGCCGCCACCATTGAGATGGTTGCAAACGGTGAGTTGCCTGATAAGGGATTTTTAAAACAGGAAGATATTCCGCTGGAAAAATTCCTGAAGACAAAGAACGGAAGTTACTATAATGACTAGTCTTCTTCCAGCTCAAACACGGTTTTTCCACCAACAATAGTGCGAACTGCTCTACCCTTTACTTTATATCCGTCAAAAGGAGAGTTCTTTGACTTACTGCTAAATTCACATGATTGAATTTCCCAACTTGCATATACATCAATTAATGTCAGGTCGGCAGCTAAGCCTTCTTTAATTCTGCCTACAGGCTTACCGATTACATCGGCTGCCTTATATGTCATCTTCCCTAAAACCTCAGGCAAACTCATATACCCATTATGGTAAAGCTCCAAAGAAAGCGGCAGCATGGTTTCAAGCCCCACAATACCGAATGCCGCATCCGATATATGCACGCATTTTGAATCAGGCTCGTGCGGAGCATGGTCGGTAGCTATAACATCTATAGTGCCGTCCTTTAATCCCTCGATAATGGCAAGCTTATCTTTTTCCGCTCGAAGAGGCGGGTTCATTTTAGCCAGAGTGTCCCATTGCTCTACCGCATGGTCGGTCAACACAAAATGGTGCGGTGCTGCCTCACATGTAACATTGAAGCCTTTTGCCTTGGCACGTCTTACCGCTTCAATTGCCTGATGTGTAGAGATGTGCAATACATGGTAATGCCCTTTGGTAAGTTCGAGCAATAGCAGATCACGCTCAACTATAATTGCCTCTGATGCGTTCGGTACACCTTTTAAACCTAATTTTTGCGATATCTCACCTTCATTTATACAACCGCCGTCAGAAAGGTTTTTGTCCTCAGCGTGTTGTGAAATTAATATACCGAGTTCTTCGGCTTTTTCCATCGCACGACGCATGGTAAGCGAGTTCATCACAGGCAGTCCGTCATCACTGAAACCGATTACCCCCGCTTCTTTTAACG harbors:
- a CDS encoding L-lysine dehydrogenase; amino-acid sequence: MKKIVVLGLGKVGTLVATLLHESGFEVTGIDMVAKKQKFKTLKAGVTEYKSLLKILKENDAVVSCLPYNLNENVVKAAYEAGIHYFDLTEDVPTSEYIKKLSKTAKGVMAPQCGLAPGFIAIVGASLAAKFSKLRSIELRVGALPQHPKGELGYAFNWSPEGVVNEYLNDCIVIQGGKIKKVPALQYLDKIVIKGDTLESFTTSGGLGTMCETYEGKVDELFYKTMRYPGHMKLMRFFFHELLMRENRKEAGEILTKAKPPVNDDVVYVHAAVEGYKGKQLSRDEFVKAYYPKTIAGKQWRAISWTTACSIAATIEMVANGELPDKGFLKQEDIPLEKFLKTKNGSYYND
- a CDS encoding dihydroorotase is translated as MPQIFYRPQEIELKDTAFINARIIDPESGYDEVGTLIVKDGKISRFGSDIVPSDDMEIIDCRWCVLCPGLLDIQVHFRTPGQEYKEDIITGTKSAAAGGVTTCVCMANTSPVIDSVEVVNELYKAIQKDAYVNTYTYASITKGLKGQELTDMQALKEAGVIGFSDDGLPVMNSLTMRRAMEKAEELGILISQHAEDKNLSDGGCINEGEISQKLGLKGVPNASEAIIVERDLLLLELTKGHYHVLHISTHQAIEAVRRAKAKGFNVTCEAAPHHFVLTDHAVEQWDTLAKMNPPLRAEKDKLAIIEGLKDGTIDVIATDHAPHEPDSKCVHISDAAFGIVGLETMLPLSLELYHNGYMSLPEVLGKMTYKAADVIGKPVGRIKEGLAADLTLIDVYASWEIQSCEFSSKSKNSPFDGYKVKGRAVRTIVGGKTVFELEED